The Oscarella lobularis chromosome 12, ooOscLobu1.1, whole genome shotgun sequence genome window below encodes:
- the LOC136194278 gene encoding 26S proteasome non-ATPase regulatory subunit 3-like, with translation MATSSKDVEMKEEPAEKDPEQVKKDENAAAVERIRGHVRFIERAISSKEPRYISRILLALRSTRRTLNHAVLRQVLVTYFPPVSSDKDSLLAFLDEPMDDVAAPTERARSAKSTSAALVPEINCYLHLLMIIHLIDTERHQDAVSCADVLMGKIKRQSASYRPTMNQLIAKCYFYYARVYELVDRLQDIRPFLHAHLRTATLKHDTDGQACLLNLLLRNYLHYNLFDQAAKLQSKSDFPEAASNNEWARYMYYLGRIQAIQLKYADAHKSLMQAIRKAPQHCAHGFKQTAYKLAVTVELLLGDIPDRSIFREAHLRKPLQPYFRLVQAVQSGDLAMFAAVVSECDAQFLRDHTHTLILRLHHNVIKTGVRMINLSYSKISLDDVAAKLQLDSPEEAEYIVAKAIKDGVIEATIDHHDGYVQSKENVDIYSTQEPQKAFHERITFCLELHNQSVKAMRFPPKSYNKDLEPMEERREREQQDLEYAKELAEDEEDGF, from the exons ATGGCAacttcgtcgaaagacgtcgaaatgaaGGAAGAGCCAGCCGAAAAGGACCCAGAACaagtgaagaaagacgaaaatgccgccgccgtcgaga GAATTCGAGGCCACGTCCGTTTCATCGAACGCGCCATATCAAGCAAGGAGCCGCGCTACATATCGCGCATACTCCTCGCCTTgcgatcgacgcgtcgcACGCTGAATCACGCCGTTCTTCGCCAAGTTCTCGTCACCTACTTCCCCCCAG TTTCATCGGACAAAGATTCACTCCTAGCGTTCTTGGACGAA cCTATGGATGACGTGGCTGCGCCCACGGAGCGTGCGCGAAGCGCCAAGTCGACGTCAGCCGCTCTAGTCCCCGAAATCAATTGCTATCTTCATCTTCTGATGATAATCCATCTCATCGACACCGAACGTCATCAAGAc GCTGTTTCTTGTGCTGACGTATTGATGGGGAAAATCAAGCGACAGTCGGCGTCGTATCGACCGACGATGAATCAACTCATAGCAAAGTGCTACTTCTATTACGCGCGCGTCTACGagctcgtcgatcgacttcaGGACATTCGTCCGTTTTTGCACGCGCACCTGCGAACGGCCACACTCAAACACGACACAGATGGACAA gcTTGTCTTTTGAATTTGCTCCTGAGAAATTATCTTCATTATAATCTATTTGATCAG GCTGCTAAGCTTCAGTCGAAGTCTGACTTTCCGGAAGCTGCTTCGAATAACGAATGGGCTCGCTACATGTATTATCTCGGCCGAATTCAGGCAATTCAGCTGAAATATGCCGACGCTCACAAGAGCCTCATGCAGGCCATACGCAAGGCGCCGCAGCACTGCGCCCACGGCTTCAAACAAACA GCATATAAATTAGCTGTTACCGTGGAGTTGCTACTCGGGGATATCCCGGATAGGAGCATCTTTAGAGAGGCGCATTTGAGAAAGCCTTTGCAGCCCTACTTTAGACTCGTCCAGG ctgTTCAAAGTGGCGATTTGGCTATGTTTGCCGCTGTCGTGTCCGAATGCGATGCGCAGTTTTTGCGCGATCACACGCACACGCTCATTCTGAG GTTGCATCACAACGTCATCAAGACGGGCGTTCGCATGATCAATTTATCCTATTCGAAGATTTCTCTTGATGACGTGGCTGCTAAGCTGCAATTAGACAGCCCCGAAGAAGCGGAATACATAGTAGCGAAA GCCATCAAAGACGGCGTCATTGAAGCGACGATTGATCATCACGATGGCTACGTTCAATCCAAG GAAAACGTTGATATATATTCAACTCAAGAGCCCCAAAAAGCCTTTCACGAGCGCATAACCTTTTGCTTAGAGCTCCATAACCAAAGCGTCAag GCAATGAGATTTCCACCCAAGTCGTATAACAAGGACTTGGAGCCTATGGAagagcgacgcgaacgcgagcAACAGGATTTGGAATATGCCAAAGAActcgccgaagacgaagaggacggcTTTTAA